In one Dreissena polymorpha isolate Duluth1 chromosome 7, UMN_Dpol_1.0, whole genome shotgun sequence genomic region, the following are encoded:
- the LOC127838846 gene encoding uncharacterized protein LOC127838846, which yields MYLYLRSEGRIVRAPIVTLKDCLRPTVGQYVEARIEPALWYKVLILDSIFIDCDHRAIHCSCDSDENARALHSLEPAALTLEVVAEFFSDKDYTFGDGHFYDFDPNVDDLFETSRNIVIHLRCVDNEDMIICEEILKLIHVFVLPDIRFLLKHRHVLLKAKTEIEMYHVDVEKTIKHTDDTKRNLEKALRRRREQILKTGQFDSQKYVSTLNNDFLQILLKHICKDIILWNEYLEVKQKEIQQLRDSANETDIHVLSKARSEREIVVKAVNWSIIAREEIKNVLGRSHVKRKFRRQISRLSDEHSAYMNETKSIDKLNGSIRDLIYSKIKISSVREAVLLTIQEVDSDGKSYGFNIKKSAFENETDFFDSRASKLPKDWTTLDEQVKDVLNKVSLKSKYTTFCERIKDQCRRLGKDKELFAGRPSFLEPLTKSMEELITRTGNSSVDRRASKSRNGSCKPSPEIIGVEKRKQSFSSTWSMGSISKTDCQRICKDISNHIMEMAEEISKEFPHSQQNNFVNKVYVCYEQNLADELMRDMCDVYEQSYKAQCFSLADWLKRNSVSVGNLEEEILRKFTCSSLDYDDDDDEDEIAAGEKGNTRRMAKPTEDTTDAKLQCEQHEDLVQSLIRILDVSMKEAEQERGVCGPQTDEIMSQYLEPSIASSNGVPNNGCARGEENAALSENDCLETHTYVNELDLLRREFYTIFKHFYEIVDEEQVAVSYFSKLRTFTRAVKCIEEQISKHQTTTTDLCADDLLDVLILLLRKLEPQKFLQLYAHLNLLIHLSPQFMQGNAHDYSLVTISVAYQYLFEQQLLNKTPKS from the exons ATGTATCTATACTTAAGGAGTGAGGGTCGCATTGTCCGTGCTCCAATTGTGACCCTAAAGGACTGCCTTCGGCCTACCGTGGGCCAGTATGTGGAGGCGAGGATCGAGCCCGCCCTCTGGTACAAGGTTCTCATTCTCGACTCTATCTTCATAGACTGTGATCACAGGGCCATACACTGTAGCTGCGACAGTGATGAGAATGCGCGCGCACTTCATTCTCTGGAACCAGCGGCGTTGACACTTGAGGTTGTGGCAGAATTCTTTAGTGATAAAG ATTATACATTTGGGGATGGGCATTTCTACGACTTCGATCCAAACGTTGATGATTTGTTTGAAACAAGTCGAAATATTGTTATTCATTTGCGGTGTGTTGACAACGAAGACATGATTATATGTGAAGAAATATTGAAATTAATACACGTTTTTGTTTTGCCTGACATTCGGTTCCTTTTAAAACACCGCCATGTGCTTCTGAAGGCAAAAACTGAAATCGAAATGTATCACGTCGATGTTGAAAAAACAATTAAGCACACCGATGATACGAAAAGGAATTTGGAAAAAGCGCTTAGAAGAAGAAGAGAACAGATTCTTAAAACTGGACAGTTTGATAGCCAGAAGTATGTTTCGACTCTAAACAACGACTTTCTGCAAATATTGTTGAAACACATATGTAAAGACATAATCTTATGGAATGAGTATTTAGAAGTAAAACAAAAAGAAATCCAACAATTAAGAGATTCGGCAAACGAAACGGACATTCATGTGTTGAGTAAAGCTAGGTCAGAACGAGAAATTGTCGTGAAAGCCGTAAACTGGTCTATAATAGCGcgagaagaaataaaaaatgtgctCGGTAGAAGTCACGTCAAGAGGAAATTTCGACGCCAGATAAGCAGACTATCGGATGAACATAGTGCTTACATGAATGAAACTAAGTCTATAGATAAGTTAAATGGATCCATAAGAGACTTAATTTATTCAAAAATCAAGATCTCAAGTGTCCGGGAAGCAGTTTTGTTAACTATACAAGAAGTTGACTCAGACGGTAAGTCGTATGGTTTCAACATTAAGAAAAGTGCATTTGAAAATGAAACCGATTTCTTTGATTCTCGTGCAAGTAAGTTGCCAAAAGACTGGACGACTCTGGATGAGCAAGTGAAAGATGTATTGAATAAAGTTAGCCTGAAATCAAAGTATACCACGTTTTGTGAACGAATTAAAGATCAGTGTCGGCGTTTGGGAAAGGACAAAGAGTTATTTGCAGGACGACCATCATTTCTTGAACCGTTAACCAAATCGATGGAGGAGTTAATTACAAGGACTGGGAATTCTAGCGTCGATAGACGTGCCTCAAAATCTAGGAACGGATCTTGTAAACCGTCTCCTGAGATAATTGGCGTTGAAAAGAGAAAACAAAGTTTCTCCTCAACTTGGTCAATGGGTAGCATATCCAAAACTGACTGCCAACGTATTTGCAAAGATATCAGCAATCATATAATGGAAATGGCCGAAGAAATTTCCAAAGAGTTTCCTCACAGCCAGCAAAACAATTTCGTGAATAAAGTTTACGTGTGCTACGAGCAAAACCTTGCGGATGAGTTAATGCGGGACATGTGTGATGTGTACGAACAAAGCTACAAAGCTCAATGCTTTAGTTTGGCAGACTGGTTGAAAAGAAATTCTGTATCAGTGGGTAATTTAGAGGAGGAAATTTTACGAAAATTCACGTGTTCCTCTTTAGattatgatgacgacgatgatgaagaTGAAATAGCTGCTGGGGAGAAAGGCAATACAAGGCGCATGGCAAAGCCGACAGAAGATACCACTGACGCAAAATTACAGTGTGAACAACACGAAGATCTAGTTCAGTCGTTAATCAGAATTTTAGACGTTTCAATGAAGGAGGCGGAACAAGAAAGAGGTGTTTGTGGGCCTCAAACAGACGAAATTATGTCTCAGTATTTGGAACCATCGATTGCAAGTTCAAATGGCGTTCCTAATAACGGTTGTGCTCGTGGGGAAGAGAACGCGGCGTTATCGGAAAACGACTGTTTAGAAACGCATACATATGTTAATGAATTGGATTTATTGAGAAGGGAATTTTACACGATCTTCAAGCATTTTTACGAGATAGTTGACGAGGAGCAAGTGGCAGTTTCATATTTCAGCAAATTACGTACCTTTACAAGAGCAGTCAAATGTATCGAGGAGCAGATTTCCAAACACCAGACTACAACGACAGATCTTTGTGCCGATGACTTGCTAGATGTTCTGATTCTCCTTTTGCGAAAGCTTGAACCACAAAAGTTCCTACAGTTATATGCGCACCTGAATCTTCTAATTCACCTCAGTCCCCAGTTCATGCAGGGAAACGCCCACGACTATTCTCTTGTCACCATCAGCGTGGCTTATCAGTACCTCTTTGAGCAACAGCTGCTGAATAAAACCCCAAAATCATAG